In one Poecilia reticulata strain Guanapo linkage group LG8, Guppy_female_1.0+MT, whole genome shotgun sequence genomic region, the following are encoded:
- the LOC103468490 gene encoding 3-mercaptopyruvate sulfurtransferase-like translates to MKELTELFDSIDRDQGGTNEQLNANCFFRAVCSPLSCRSFPVMAAPTPAVVSGQWLADAIQNQQVGPKLRILDGSWYLPKSKRNTREEFHQKHIPGASFFNIDECCDKSSPYDHMLPTASDFSRYVNDLGIGNDTHVVVYDTSDFGSFSAPRVWWMFRVFGHSSVSVLDGGFKHWVADGHPVASDYTKPEKTDFKATLNQSWVKSYEDVLENIKTKQVQVVDARSGGRFRGTDPEPRGDIQSGHFLGAINMPYTTFLESNGKHKSTEALTKLFENAGLDPKKPIWASCGSGVTACHVLLAADRLGHTDLYLYDGAWVEWFKRASPELIISEGEGKKA, encoded by the exons ATGAAAGAGTTAACCGAGCTCTTTGACTCGATAGATAGAGATCAGGGCGGGACGAACGAACAGTTAAATGCCAATTGTTTCTTCCGGGCTGTTTGCTCCCCGCTCTCCTGCCGCTCCTTCCCCGTCATGGCTGCTCCCACTCCCGCTGTGGTCTCCGGTCAGTGGTTGGCGGATGCCATCCAAAATCAACAAGTCGGCCCAAAACTCCGTATTCTGGACGGGTCCTGGTACCTACCGAAAAGCAAGCGGAACACCAGAGAGGAGTTTCACCAGAAACACATACCGGGAGCGTCGTTTTTCAACATAGATGAATGCTGCGATAAGAGCTCCCCGTACGACCACATGCTGCCGACTGCCAGCGACTTCTCCCGGTATGTGAATGACCTCGGCATCGGTAACGACACCCACGTCGTCGTCTACGACACCAGCGACTTCGGCTCGTTCAGCGCGCCCAGAGTGTGGTGGATGTTCCGGGTGTTCGGGCACAGCTCGGTGTCGGTGTTGGACGGAGGCTTTAAGCACTGGGTGGCTGACGGTCACCCCGTGGCCTCCGATTACACCAAGCCGGAGAAGACGGACTTCAAGGCGACCCTGAACCAGTCCTGGGTGAAGAGCTATGAAGATGTGCTGGAGAACATCAAGACCAAGCAGGTCCAGGTGGTGGACGCCAGGTCTGGTGGCCGGTTCCGGGGTACCGATCCAGAACCAAGAGGAG ATATACAGTCTGGGCATTTCCTCGGAGCAATCAACATGCCCTACACAACTTTCCTGGAATCTAATGGAAAGCATAAGAGCACCGAGGCTCTGACCAAGCTCTTCGAGAACGCTGGACTGGACCCGAAGAAGCCGATCTGGGCTTCCTGCGGTTCGGGAGTCACCGCCTGCCACGTTCTTCTGGCTGCCGACCGCCTCGGACACACCGATCTTTATCTCTACGACGGCGCCTGGGTGGAGTGGTTCAAGAGGGCTTCTCCAGAGCTCATCATCTCTGAGGGGGAGGGAAAGAAGGcataa
- the LOC103468491 gene encoding uncharacterized protein LOC103468491, with the protein MTLLDYPVPELEATLQEVSRVLQLTLSPDLYLEFKSTLEQQRNALEEAQGKLEAIAAGQENWVTEQFKRGLLSCADPLPTSTALPVVLLPSKVKGCSQLGRAAALLWAAAKLYSEPLLLEGDVPMERTQQSEVFAASRIPGKSQDEIKVYPDSLHAIITCASGAFPVDMLWRPSTGGPVSVRSFADIYKQLAQVMDLPKAGKQKDPSVICSLSTMERKSWASLREEILKQGGDVQKSLELMESAILTLCLEDSDAPSEMADVLNAVRLGGGGDTPCLRHYDKVLNLVVFKDSSAGMVFEHSAVDGMVASLVTERIYHLSETVDLNLVNNDLEKMTKPETINTVHSACPKALEFPFEGNLQQNPVLTTDNLVLTFDLPSYPDVFSTFRGLRGLYDAWVNFSLQLSLWQTLGESAAKHMLVTPTHMRHYKHGRCDPTYSLTMHSRKLVNTVRSRIRPDNTIHYTNNLLQLFHVAFLEHKNLIRSTKTGQGVGPHLAALRRSLPSDNPLRKFLDPFGCPSVYLTGSDTMEGVECGVGNAYAQDQLAVTYLGKKDKVRLVLNGKGVFAVALKKLQENFKMSLKLLMLLAIRYAITSQMGALDCLFKQQNTDQMLQCQENVEKGKGAIDPVSGMSSDYILVIHGGAGEESMLNSKVTEMIEFALQTALTLGAQILEQGGSSLDAVQRSVEALEDCFLFNAGRGSVFNKDGKNELEATIVDGSRMRSGSVACVKSVKNPIKAARCVMEKSSHALMVGEGAEEFLQGLKDKEKPAGPEYFYTDIRHKELLAKVSGGKTSKNNHPQTVGAVALDRWNTLAAATSTGGLVGKLKGRVGDTAVVGAGIYADDKVAITCSGDGDVFLRSSVAEKIASLYHNKGYSLRKACREVIAQNLKDVCAGVIAVDKKGDAVIETNAGVMFVASMTGGIPRVEVLKPMKNYINVIWETEELVAYLNPNPWTPGSTILTRKTLSGPNSIFQLPTPDFVTMLQGAKTVSNLLCERLGVQRCALIFNPTPDKPAQIRLLPLYGLEPKWQPHLAEEEEFHSHDTGFCNSKSGPRWDDEAMTQVQAKIRNALPTPNAPFCFDYFGDPSNDNLFSRIVRGEQQQWRVWEDSEHVAFLTPYPNRPGLTVLVPRRPLSSDIFSLGDSDYKALILATYKVAQLLQEGMKASGVALIFEGFEIDHAHVKLVPLLPSPDGTKAVKLQPEFFQTYPGFVSSLDGPAADAESLKNTHSKITQCRPPNSWKDPQLHSTLAMKSQWYRNLFQIQNTLFHSTVEYFHNSCQYSYALTPLTTDTISSPMGLGSDSEPVSVSLLGQDVYLADSMQFVLEYFLRFQENLPGTYYISPSFRGEDPDTTHLNQFYHVECELLGDMDNAISIAEGYLVHLTKSMLKNHSDIIQSSAGTLAHVTEILRKMEGKTALPRIPLAQAISMMPSPDCLEWVQDGQPLFGRKLTRKGEHVLIEKFGGAVWLTEMDHLGVPFYQAYVEGTGRSKAKAADLLLGLGETVGLGERHPTPEMVREALKHHAVSEESYKWYISMRKVKPLLTSGWGMGTERYVCWLLQHDDVRDLHIIPRMKGIKYMP; encoded by the exons ATGACGCTTCTCGACTACCCAGTTCCAGAGTTGGAGGCCACCCTGCAAGAAGTGAGCCGTGTTCTGCAGCTCACGCTAAGTCCAGATCTTTACCTTGAGTTCAAAAGCACCCTAGAACAGCAGAGGAATGCCCTGGAAGAGGCCCAGGGGAAATTAGAGGCCATTGCAGCAGGACAAGAGAACTGGGTGACTGAGCAGTTCAAGAGGGGTTTGCTTTCTTGTGCTGACCCCCTGCCTACTTCAACGGCCCTCCCAGTTGTTCTTCTTCCATCTAAAGTTAAGGGATGCTCTCAGCTTGGGAGagcagctgctctgctctggGCAGCGGCAAAGTTATACAGTGAGCCCCTCCTACTGGAGGGCGATGTTCCTATGGAACGCACTCAGCAGTCTGAAGTGTTCGCCGCCAGCCGTATCCCTGGCAAGAGCCAAGATGAAATTAAG GTCTATCCAGATAGTCTCCATGCCATCATCACCTGTGCCAGTGGAGCATTCCCCGTTGACATGCTCTGGCGTCCCAGCACCGGTGGACCAGTTTCTGTACGGTCCTTTGCGGACATCTATAAGCAACTGGCCCAGGTGATGGATCTGCCCAAAGCTGGGAAACAGAAAGATCCCTCTGTCATCTGCAGCCTCTCAACTATGGAGCGCAAGTCCTGGGCTTCCCTCAGGGAAGAGATTCTCAAACAAGGAGGTGATGTGCAAAAATCACTCGAGCTCATGGAGAGCGCCATCCTTACACTGTGTCTGGAAGATAGTGACGCCCCCTCTGAAATGGCTGACGTCCTCAATGCAGTGAggctgggaggaggaggagacacTCCATGTCTGAGACATTATGACAAG gtccTGAACCTTGTTGTGTTCAAAGACAGCTCGGCTGGGATGGTGTTCGAGCACAGCGCTGTGGATGGAATGGTAGCTTCTCTTGTGACTGAACGTATATACCATCTGTCTGAGACTGTTGATTTAAACCTTGTCAATAATGACTTAGAAAAGATGACCAAGCCTGAGACGATAAACACTGTTCATTCTGCATGTCCAAAAGCCCTTGAGTTCCCCTTTGAAGggaacctccagcagaaccctGTATTGACAACAGACAATCTAGTTCTCACTTTTGATCTACCCTCATATCCTGATGTGTTTTCTACTTTTAGAGGGCTGAGGGGCTTGTATGATGCTTGGGTCAACTTCTCTTTGCAGCTCTCCCTTTGGCAGACTCTTGGGGAGTCTGCTGCCAAACATATGCTTGTCACACCGACACATATGCGGCACTACAAACATGGTCGTTGTGATCCCACGTACTCTCTCACAATGCATTCCAGGAAGTTAGTTAATACCGTGAGATCCCGCATTCGTCCTGATAACACCATCCACTACACTAACAACTTACTGCAGCTATTCCATGTTGCTTTTTTAGAGCACAAGAACCTTATCAGAAGCACCAAAACTGGACAAGGTGTTGGTCCACACCTGGCCGCTCTGCGCCGGTCTTTACCATCTGACAATCCATTAAGGAAATTCCTGGATCCCTTTGGTTGTCCATCTGTATACCTCACAGGTTCTGACACGATGGAAGGTGTGGAGTGTGGAGTAGGGAATGCTTATGCACAAGACCAACTTGCTGTAACCTACCTTGGGAAGAAAGATAAGGTGCGACTTGTGCTGAACGGAAAGGGGGTATTTGCTGTTGCTCTGAAGAAGCTTCAAGAAAACTTCAAGATGAGCTTGAAGTTGTTGATGCTTTTAGCTATTAGGTATGCCATCACAAGCCAAATGGGGGCACTAGATTGCCTgttcaaacagcaaaacacagaTCAGATGCTTCAATGCCAAGAGAATGTAGAGAAGGGCAAAGGTGCTATTGACCCTGTATCTGGCATGAGCTCTGACTACATCCTTGTGATTCATGGTGGTGCTGGAGAGGAGAGTATGCTGAACAGCAAAGTGACAGAGATGATTGAGTTTGCACTGCAAACAGCTTTGACCCTTGGGGCCCAAATTCTTGAACAAGGTGGCAGTAGTTTGGATGCTGTTCAGAGGTCTGTGGAAGCTTTGGAAGACTGCTTTCTGTTTAATGCAGGTAGAGGTTCAGTTTTCAACAAAGATGGCAAAAATGAATTGGAAGCAACCATTGTAGATGGAAGTCGAATGAGATCAGGATCTGTTGCTTGTgtgaaaagtgtaaaaaaccCTATCAAAGCAGCCAGATGTGTAATGGAGAAGAGCTCACATGCACTGATGGTTGGTGAAGGAGCTGAAGAGTTTCTGCAAGGGCTGAAGGACAAAGAGAAGCCAGCTGGGCCAGAGTATTTTTACACTGATATACGTCACAAAGAGTTACTCGCAAAAGTCAGTGGTGGAAAGACCTCAAAAAACAACCACCCTCAGACAGTTGGAGCGGTGGCCTTGGATCGTTGGAACACATTGGCAGCTGCTACCTCGACAGGTGGGTTGGTCGGAAAACTAAAAGGGCGAGTAGGGGATACTGCAGTAGTAGGAGCAGGGATTTATGCAGATGACAAGGTAGCAATTACCTGTTCTGGAGATGGAGATGTCTTTTTAAGGAGCAGTGTGGCAGAGAAAATAGCCAGTCTATACCACAACAAAGGCTATAGCCTTAGAAAGGCCTGCAGAGAAGTGATAGCCCAAAATCTGAAAGATGTGTGTGCTGGTGTCATTGCTGTGGACAAAAAAGGTGACGCTGTCATTGAAACAAATGCTGGTGTGATGTTTGTGGCCTCAATGACTGGTGGCATTCCCAGGGTAGAAGTTCTCAAGCCAATGAAGAACTACATCAATGTGATCTGGGAAACAGAAGAGCTGGTTGCTTACCTGAACCCAAACCCTTGGACTCCTGGGTCAACCATTCTGACTAGAAAAACTCTGAGTGGGCCTAACAGTATCTTTCAGTTGCCCACACCTGATTTTGTAACTATGCTACAAGGCGCAAAAACAGTATCAAACTTGCTCTGTGAGCGACTGGGAGTACAACGTTGTGCCTTGATTTTTAATCCAACCCCTGATAAACCAGCACAAATTAGATTATTGCCACTCTATGGGTTAGAACCAAAGTGGCAACCTCATCTTGCCGAAGAAGAGGAGTTCCACAGTCATGACACAGGCTTCTGTAACTCAAAAAGTGGCCCACGCTGGGATGATGAGGCAATGACTCAAGTTCAAGCCAAAATCAGAAATGCACTGCCTACACCTAATGCACCATTTTGCTTTGACTACTTTGGTGACCCTTCCAATGATAACTTGTTTAGCCGGATTGTGAGGGGAGAACAGCAACAATGGAGAGTGTGGGAAGACAGTGAGCATGTTGCTTTTCTTACACCGTACCCAAATAGACCTGGTCTCACTGTTCTGGTACCACGCAGGCCCCTGTCCAGTGACATTTTTAGTCTAGGAGATTCAGACTACAAAGCTCTGATCTTGGCCACATATAAAGTTGCTCAACTGCTGCAGGAAGGAATGAAGGCTTCAGGTGTTGCACTGATCTTTGAAGGGTTTGAGATCGACCATGCTCATGTCAAACTGGTGCCACTGCTACCTTCACCAGATGGGACAAAAGCTGTCAAGCTACAACCAGAATTTTTCCAAACCTACCCTGGATTTGTGTCATCCTTGGATGGCCCAGCAGCTGATGCTGAGTctctcaaaaacacacactcgAAAATCACCCAGTGCAGACCTCCTAATTCATGGAAAGATCCTCAACTTCACTCCACACTGGCCATGAAAAGCCAGTGGTATCGCAACctgtttcaaattcaaaacacCCTGTTCCACAGCACAGTGGAATATTTCCACAATTCCTGCCAGTACTCTTATGCTCTGACCCCTCTCACCACAGACACCATATCTTCACCAATGGGCCTGGGGTCCGACTCAGAACCAGTGTCTGTAAGTCTGCTTGGTCAAGATGTGTACCTGGCTGACTCAATGCAGTTTGTTCTTGAATACTTCCTTCGCTTTCAGGAGAACCTACCCGGAACCTACTACATATCTCCAAGCTTTAGAGGGGAAGATCCAGACACCACACACTTGAATCAGTTCTACCATGTCGAGTGTGAATTGTTAGGGGACATGGACAATGCCATTTCCATTGCAGAGGGATATTTGGTCCACCTGACCAAGTCTATGTTAAAAAATCACTCTGACATAATCCAGAGCTCTGCTGGAACCTTAGCACACGTGACAGAAATTCTGCgcaaaatggaaggaaaaacagcTCTGCCAAGAATCCCCCTGGCTCAAGCCATTTCCATGATGCCCTCTCCAGACTGCTTAGAGTGGGTGCAAGATGGCCAACCCCTCTTTGGCAGAAAGCTAACTCGCAAAGGAGAGCACGTTTTAATAGAGAAATTTGGTGGTGCTGTATGGCTAACTGAGATGGACCACCTGGGAGTTCCCTTCTACCAGGCGTACGTAGAGGGGACAGGACGGtccaaagccaaagcagcagaCCTTTTGCTGGGGCTGGGTGAAACTGTTGGTCTTGGTGAACGCCACCCCACCCCTGAGATGGTACGAGAAGCCCTCAAGCACCATGCAGTATCAGAAGAGTCCTACAAATGGTACATTAGCATGCGCAAAGTGAAACCTCTTCTCACCAGTGGATGGGGCATGGGGACAGAGCGCTATGTGTGTTGGCTGCTTCAGCATGATGACGTTAGAGATCTGCATATCATACCAAGAATGAAAGGAATAAAGTACATGCCCTGA